The proteins below come from a single Candidatus Binatia bacterium genomic window:
- a CDS encoding methyltransferase domain-containing protein codes for MSEAATTTTETGAKDQGILRAVNRFYEENPFPGFDINKYRTRDDLVKRASWWAHKLDAEIPYDADVIDVGCGTGQLVNFLGLKGRRVMGVDYSQHSLALAESLRDKFNLSTVRFQRENILELSLPDESFDYVFCNGVLHHTSDPYGGFKHMVRICRPGGYLVVGLYNTYGRLMLHVRRRVVRLRMRFDPEAKDRALEKQLVKLENDAEKRRTWWADQYEHPHESTHTVDEVLGWFTRHGIRYLSSFPKAELFGGSDNDRVFKPRGAGFLSNNPVAHVLVQLGWIVTQNDGGGYFVMIGQKTGETR; via the coding sequence ATGAGTGAAGCCGCAACGACGACCACGGAAACCGGCGCGAAGGATCAGGGCATACTGCGCGCCGTCAACCGCTTCTATGAGGAAAACCCGTTTCCGGGTTTCGATATCAACAAGTACCGCACGCGCGATGACCTCGTGAAACGCGCCAGTTGGTGGGCTCACAAGCTCGACGCCGAGATCCCGTACGACGCCGACGTGATCGACGTCGGCTGCGGCACCGGTCAGCTCGTGAACTTCCTCGGGCTCAAAGGGCGCCGGGTCATGGGTGTGGACTACTCGCAACACTCCCTCGCGCTGGCGGAGTCCCTGCGGGACAAGTTCAATCTTTCGACGGTCCGCTTCCAGCGCGAGAACATCCTCGAACTCAGCTTGCCGGACGAAAGCTTCGACTATGTGTTCTGCAACGGCGTGCTGCACCACACGAGCGATCCGTACGGGGGCTTCAAGCACATGGTTCGCATCTGTCGGCCCGGCGGGTACCTCGTGGTCGGCCTCTACAACACTTATGGCCGCCTGATGCTGCACGTCCGGCGCCGGGTGGTGAGGTTGCGGATGCGCTTCGATCCCGAGGCAAAGGACCGGGCCCTGGAAAAGCAGCTCGTCAAACTCGAGAACGACGCCGAGAAGAGGCGCACGTGGTGGGCCGACCAGTACGAGCATCCACACGAGAGTACACACACCGTGGACGAGGTGCTGGGCTGGTTCACGCGCCATGGCATTCGTTACCTGAGTTCGTTCCCCAAGGCCGAACTGTTCGGCGGTTCGGACAACGACCGCGTCTTCAAGCCACGGGGGGCCGGGTTCCTGTCCAACAACCCCGTTGCCCACGTGCTCGTGCAACTAGGCTGGATCGTCACTCAGAACGACGGCGGAGGCTACTTCGTAATGATCGGACAGAAGACGGGAGAAACTCGATGA
- a CDS encoding carbamoyltransferase yields the protein MNVLGISALYHDAAACLLRDGEVVAAAAEERFTRRKHDADMPVNAIKYCLEAGRLRIDDIDHIGFYEKPFVKFKRILYTHLACYPFSFTPFLKAIPSWMNEKLIIPSIIRQKTGYEGEVLMIEHHLSHAASSFLVSPFEEAAILTVDGVGEWSTATYGHGAGTDIRLFREIRFPHSLGLLYSAFTYYLGFKVNSAEYKVMGLAPYGRPIFYDQIRQLIDVRPDGSFHLDMRYFNYLTGLTMTNGKFDQLFGGPVRKPDDPLEQRHKDLAASVQKVTDDVMLLMANHIGKETGSRNLCLAGGVALNCVANGRILREGPFKHMYVQPAASDAGGAIGVASYIYHTLQRHDRNFVLRHDYLGPGYSEQEVREFLVGNDIPHTVLERDELLRRTAQLIADQQVVGWFQGRMEFGPRALGNRSILADARNPENRDRVNLKIKFRESFRPFAPAVLADRVGEYFELSEPSPFMLLVAQVRPDRRTIPSVTHVDGSARVQTVERDTNPLFYDLIAEFDRLTGTPVIINTSFNVRGEPIVCSPADAYRCFVTTGMDYLVMGNCLLDKQKPLPKIAGVDWEHTFAPD from the coding sequence ATGAACGTGCTCGGAATCTCCGCTTTGTACCACGACGCCGCGGCCTGCCTGCTCCGGGACGGAGAGGTTGTCGCCGCGGCCGCGGAAGAGCGCTTCACGCGGCGCAAGCATGATGCCGACATGCCGGTAAACGCGATCAAGTATTGTCTGGAGGCCGGACGCCTGCGCATCGACGACATCGATCACATCGGCTTCTACGAGAAGCCGTTCGTGAAGTTCAAGCGCATCCTCTACACGCACCTCGCCTGCTACCCGTTTTCGTTCACGCCGTTCCTGAAGGCGATCCCGTCGTGGATGAACGAGAAGCTCATCATTCCGTCGATCATCCGGCAGAAGACCGGTTACGAGGGCGAGGTGCTGATGATCGAGCACCATCTCTCGCACGCGGCGTCGAGCTTCCTGGTGTCGCCCTTCGAGGAAGCGGCCATCCTGACGGTCGACGGCGTTGGTGAGTGGTCGACGGCAACCTACGGGCACGGCGCCGGCACCGACATCCGGCTGTTCCGGGAGATCCGGTTCCCGCACTCGCTCGGCCTGCTGTACTCCGCGTTCACGTATTATCTCGGCTTCAAGGTGAACAGCGCCGAGTACAAGGTGATGGGATTGGCCCCTTACGGGCGCCCTATCTTCTACGACCAGATCCGCCAGCTCATCGACGTCAGGCCGGACGGCAGCTTCCATCTCGACATGCGCTACTTCAACTACCTGACCGGCCTGACGATGACGAACGGCAAATTCGATCAGTTATTCGGCGGTCCGGTGCGCAAACCCGACGATCCACTCGAGCAGCGCCACAAGGACCTGGCTGCCAGCGTGCAGAAGGTGACCGACGACGTCATGCTGCTGATGGCGAATCACATCGGGAAGGAGACCGGGTCGCGCAACCTGTGCCTTGCCGGTGGCGTGGCTCTGAACTGCGTCGCCAACGGACGCATCCTTCGCGAGGGGCCGTTTAAGCACATGTACGTCCAGCCTGCCGCCAGCGACGCGGGCGGCGCCATCGGAGTCGCCAGCTATATTTACCACACCCTCCAGCGGCACGACCGCAACTTCGTGCTGCGCCACGACTATCTCGGACCGGGATACTCCGAACAGGAGGTCCGGGAGTTCCTCGTCGGCAACGATATTCCGCATACGGTTCTCGAACGCGACGAGTTGCTGCGCCGTACGGCCCAGCTGATCGCCGACCAGCAGGTCGTCGGTTGGTTCCAGGGGCGCATGGAGTTCGGTCCGCGCGCGCTCGGGAACCGCAGTATTCTGGCCGACGCGCGCAATCCGGAGAACCGCGATCGGGTGAACCTGAAGATCAAGTTTCGCGAGAGCTTCCGGCCCTTCGCGCCGGCGGTGCTGGCAGACCGGGTGGGCGAGTACTTCGAGCTGTCGGAACCGAGCCCGTTCATGCTGCTGGTGGCGCAGGTACGGCCGGACCGCCGTACCATCCCGTCGGTAACCCACGTCGACGGGTCGGCGCGCGTGCAGACGGTGGAGCGCGATACCAATCCGTTGTTTTACGACCTGATCGCCGAATTCGACCGTCTTACTGGGACCCCGGTGATCATCAACACGTCGTTCAACGTGCGCGGCGAGCCGATCGTGTGTTCGCCGGCGGACGCGTATCGCTGCTTCGTGACCACAGGCATGGACTACCTCGTGATGGGTAACTGCTTGCTGGATAAGCAGAAACCGCTGCCGAAAATCGCGGGAG